In Ktedonobacteraceae bacterium, the DNA window AAGCTTTTAGCCGTATCCGTGGGTATTTGTCCACGTTGCGCAAACAAGGGCTTCCTCTCTTGTCGGCTTTGCAGACCACGCTCTCTGGTCATCCGCTTCTTCCCTCTTTTGAGGCAACTTGAGCGAACCTAGGCAGTTACGTTTCCAGTCGCGCTAACAGTCAGAAACATAATGAAATTTGGATACGTTTCGCCTGTTAAGTGGTGATTTGTATAGTGGCAAACAACACAACCAACCTGGTCGGTGTAATACGCTGTATCAGTATCCTGCCATGAAATTTCGAATTCGTCGTAGAGAGTAGATGGACCGGTTCCATATGAACCCTCACAACCATTGGTAACGAGCATTTTCTGATTAACATTCGTAACGACACCGGGACCACCACAAGTACTATATGTAGAACCTGAGAGTAATATTTCATTAGGTCCATCATATGATATACCCGCAGCTTCAGAGAGACAGGGGGAAGTATAAACAAATTGATGGGGGTGCTTGGCGTGAGGGTGTGGCTTGGTAGTTGCAAGGGCGGATGATACTCCCGTGAAATCCAGAGGAAGTGTAACAATGCATGCTAGTAGTAAAGCGAACAAAAAGCTCTTCATGATAGTGCGAGTAGTTTTGAACATTAGAGTTTCCTTTCTTTGTGTCCACAGGGTGTGGCGTGTAAATGTTTAAGGTTTCCCGGCAAAAATGCAGGCTAGATGAGCGGCAAGGGTTAAGTTTAAAGATTGCTCTACACCTTACCCGTTCTGCTAAGCAGAGCCAATAGGCAAAGGATACTTGAAAATTCTACGAAAAAGAAGAGGAAAAAAGCCCCTCTGAGGGGAAAAAGCCCCCCAAAAAAGAGGATGTATTGGGGAAGCAATCAAGCAAATAGGCAGAAAAGGCAAAACAAAGATCAAGACTGGGCAGCGAGGAGTAAATAGCCATATCTCGAAACACGATGTATACTCAGTCCTGCAAGCTGCAATTTATTGCGAATCTTATCAATATGCTTATTCAGTCTCTTTTGAGTACTTCGATCTAATTCACAAGAAAACGCTTCTCGGGCAAGTTGAGAATCCGCTACAGGGTGCCCACTCAGCAGGGATAGAAGCAACTGATACTCGATAGGAGTAAACTTTATTATAAGTGAGTCTACAATCAGGATCCCACTCTCATCATTCCGGTAAATGCGACGTGTTCCAATGGAGGGGCAAGAAACAAGCTCCGATGATATAAGGCACTCTCTCATCATAATAAATTTCAAATTCCGGGTCGACGAAAACCAGCTTGCTCTCTGCATCAACGGGCGAGCTTAAGGCTCTAATCAGTAGGGTTCGTGCGTATGCAAGAGAGAAGAAAAGTTGAAAGTTATAGATTCACTTTCTTAAACGAAAGGTTATATGGCTGTATTTATCATAATATACTTATCGGGTGATTGTCAATGGTATTTCTATTAAAATAAGAAAATCTAGAAATCTTGTTCAGGACAAGCATAAAAAATTTCTCTGAACTTTTGTAACATACTCGTGGATATATGGTGGTTAAGGAGAAGTTCCAGATGCTAAATTGACGAATTTTTTCCGGGAGGTGAAGAACTGGCACGATATTTACCTATTCTTCCTGCTTTGACCTAACGTGAGAGCAGTTCTGTATGTAATCAGCCTGGTCCCTCTATTCTAAAGGGAAGTTAGACGTATTGGTCATGGTACGGCCAGGGGCTGTGTCTCTTTTCCCGTAAATACCGGTGGCAATGGCTTGCGCCGGCGTAGCTGGAACCAGTTGAAGAGATAGGCGAGGGTCAATAGCAGAAGTAGCCCGTCACGCAAGGCAACCGCCGGAATGAATCCCGGGACATAAGGTGCCAGAGTAGCGTCCGCGGTACGCAAATAGAAGTAAGGGTAAATCACGGTAGTGAGCAGCGAAATAGTGGTCCAGCTAAGCACCCAGAAGCGATTGTATGCGCCGCTGTAGGCCAGCAGGGGAATGATCCATATCAGGTATTGCGGGCTGAACACTTTGCCGGTGACAATGAAGACAAGCAATATGGCAATAAAGGCCTGCACAACATCAATTTTCCCGCGCCACTGCAGCCAGATTGTGTAGACGTAGCCCAGCACTAACAGTACATCAAACAGGAGTGATACGGGTTGGCCTAGAACACTGACCAGGTTGACCGAGCCATAGGTGTAGACGACCTGGACGGGAAAGCCGAGTTGCGTTCCTAACCAGACGAGTGTGCTGCCGGTAGCCTCGACTTGAACAGGGCGGTTCGCGAAATAGCTCAACTGGCTCAATACGGCTCCATTGAAATCAAAGAGCGCGAAGAATCCGGTAATACCTATAATAACGGCGAAGAAGATGAGCGTATTTTTCCAGCGCCAGTGAGGTATGCCTCGCACTAAACGGCCCAGTTCACCTGGCAGAGTTTGTATTGTCAACGATCCGGGTGGGATAGAGAGCATCTGCGCGTCATGTTGTTCAGCAATAAAGAGCGCGGGCAGGAGCAAAATAGGATAGATTTTGAGCAGGAAGCCGAAAGCCAGGGCAATATATGCCGCCGTCCAATGCTTGCGTTCTGCCGCGATGAGACATAGGAGTGTGAGCACGGCGGGTACGAGGTCAAAGCGCGCCTGGGCGGTGGCCCATGCACCAATTAACAGGAAGACCGCGAATGCCAACGCCGCCCCGCGTGGAGCGTAACGCAACAATAGCCAGTAAATCAGCACGGACATCAGCGCCATGAGTATAGCAAACATGAGCTGGTAATAGTAGAGCGGCGCGATGAGGGCTAACGAGAAGACCACGACGGTGAGCGGGGGGTACTCCAGGGGAAGCATATGAAATGGTGGCTGCGACTGGGCTACGGAAGAGGTATTCAGAAATGCGCATTGAACACCAGGCAGTAACTTCTCGCCGCTGCTGCCTAGCCAGTAGGTGAGGGCGTAGCATTCGTAGCGCGCCCCATCGGTATGAGTCCAGAAAAATTGCCAGGACGCGCCCAGAAACATCAGGATAATTACTACGATAATGGGTAGATAGGCGATAATACCCCTTCGCGCTACCAACGCATTCCAGAAAATAGTAAGGGGTCTGTCATTATTCGATTTGACTAACGCTTTCTCCGAGGCTTTTTCTTGTATCATTTTGAATTTCGCTCGTGCAATAATCGGTTTGACAAGATCTTCCGGGCGGTGCTAGAATACTGGACGATAGACCGTCGTGTCGCTTGTGCGTTTATTTCATAACTTCGCACATTGTGCAAGACGATTTGCCGGCTTAGCCAGTAACGTTTCTATCCGCTAAGTTTCACACTAACAATACGTCTGGAAGGATACATGCGAATGAGTACTGCTACCCATGCAGAGACAAACACATTAAAAGTTGGTGATGTCGCACCCGATTTCACACTGAAGACGAATAACCGTGAAGATTGGCGTTTGAGCGATTTTCGTGGCAAGAAAAATGTCGTACTTGCCTTCGTCCCTTTTGCTTTCAGCAAGGTTTGCTCGGCGCAGCTACCATCATATGAGGCCGAACTGGATCGCTTTAAGGACTTTGACGCGGAAGTCGTCAGTATCAGCATGGACAGCACCCATGCCTTAAATGCCTGGGCTAAATCGATGAATACCTCGTTTCCCTTGCTCTCGGATTTTTACCCCCAGGGAAAAGTGGTCGATTTGTATGGGTTGCGCAACCCGGCTGGAATGTCGAATCGAGCGGTGCTCGTCATCGACAAAGAAGGCATCATCCGCTTTATCGAAGTGCAGGACAGTCCCGGCAATATGCCAGACAATGAGAATTTGTTCGAGGCGCTGCGCAAGCTGTAGCTAAACATTCTCCGGGTTCAACGAATTCGGACTGAATGCTATCGAAAGGGTGGGCTGGAAGACAAGCTCATGGAAAATGATGCCCATGCGCTCGGGTGGATAAGGCATATCGTGTTCCAGCCACCATTGGAGCAGGCCGATGGAAGAGTTGACAAGATGGTAAGCCGCGACCTCAGATGGTACAGCACTTCCCTCTAAAGGAATGTTCTGATTCAATACTTCATCGGTAGCGATATCGATGATGTGTTCCATCAGGGGAGTGCTGCTGCGACTGCTCAGTAAGACGCGGATTATGCTATTGTTTTCCTGTACATAATGGAACAGGGTTTTGCCGAGAGCAACCGCATCCTCGCCCGGACCCATTGGTAAAAGATTTTTTAGCTCGGCAAGCACTACTTCCGATACTTCTTGCAGCAAGGCATCCTTATCGTGGTAGTGGCGGAAAAACGTGGCGTATCCTACATCAGCCTTGTCGGTAATATCACGGATGGTGACGGCATCATAGCCTTTCTCCAGCGTCAAATCGATGAGAGCTTTCGCCAGCAGATGCTGTGTCCGTTTTACTCGTCTATCCTGCACATCCATGTCAAAAATTCCTCCCAGAAGTTTATTTCATAACATCATATCATGTTTTTCAGTTACTTTCCTGCTGGCGGATTGGTTGCCAATCGCTGCTGTCATAATCTGGATAGGTGATTTCCCAGGGATGCCCTGGTTCTTCGCGCGCTTCCCAGCGCCTGAGCGCATCCAGCAATACTTTGCGCTGCAAGTTGTTCTGGTGTGGCCCACCGAGGCTATTGCCCAGCTTGAAATGATATGGTGCGATTGAGCGAGGCGGCCCGGCCTGCTGCGATTGTTCGGGGGCGACGGTAATCAGGACGGTCGGAATGCCAACCATCTCTATTTCGCGCTGGATGATGGCGCTTACCCTGTGGCAGAGGGGGCAGCCTGCCGTAAGCACAACACCATCGGCTTTGGAGCGTAAGATTACTTTAGCCATCTCAGGAGCCGCTCGCTCATACAGATCGCGGAAGTTCTGTGTGTAGCCCATGAATCCGAGGTGCTTATCGCTTACTCCGGCGATGATGCCCTCTTCTGCCAGTTCGCGCAAACGGTCGATGGGAAAAACGACATTGATGTCCTCATCAGCATCGTGGTGGTCGTAATGATCGTGCGTAACCATTAATTGCTCGCTCCGCACATCTCCCGGTATAACACGCCAGCTATTATCGCCGTCAACATTGAACGGTTCCTGGTCTTTTAAATGAACGCCTGCCGTTGTAACGAGCGCGAACGAGGTCTGATTCAATTCGCGAGAGCGTGGGGTATAAGGAATGCAGCGTTTTGACATTGCCATGATTTGATCGTCCTTTACCGAATTTTTTGCTATAGTCAGGTGTTCCTAATAGTATATATCAGTTTTGCCCGCGATTGCTTTTTTGTGCTACTATAAAACTCGCAGGCACTATTTTTCTTTCTCCAATGGTGCCGGCAAACAGCTTGAGAAGGCAGGTTCTATGGATGTGTCTAATGCTCCTCGTAGACTGACGGTTCGCCAGCAACTGATCCTCAGCGTCTTCTGGTTCTCACTCAATGCGCAATCTGCCGCCCTTTTGCCGATTGTAATACCGCTCCAGATTTTGCTATTTGTGCCGCGGGGTGAGGTAGGAAATGCTCAGCAGGCGGTGCTGCTGGGCTGGATTTCGGCGGTGGGAGCGGTTGTCTCGCTGGTTCTACCACCGGTCTTCGGCATGTTGTCCGACCATACAACCAGCAGGTATGGGCGCCGGCGGCCCTATATTGTTGCTGGAACTGCACTGCTGTTGCTGAGCGCTTTGTTACTGGCGCTGGCCGGTAATGTCATCATTTTTGTCCTGGCCCTGGTCATCAATCAGATTGGCAGTAATGCAGCCAATGCTGCTTACCAGGCGCTTTTGCCGGATCGCGTGCCAAAGGAGCAGCGCGGTGAGGCTTCCGGGTACGTAGGCCTGATGACGATCATCGGCAATGTCGGCAGCCTGGGAGTGGCGGCGTATCTGCTTGGCTCGGTCAGTTTGACTTCGACGAGCGCCGGTATTATACGGCAGGGAGCCGGCCTCTTTTATTTGCTGACTGGCATCGCCCTGTTTGTGGGTTTGGTCATTACAGTTATCGGGGTGCGAGAAAAACGCTACGTACTCCCACCAGCTGAAATGACACTTGGGCAAGAGAAGGCTTTAGTCCGTTTTCGCCGTTGGTTTGCGCATAACTGGATCAAACCGTGGCGTGATTATAATTTTTCGCTTATCTTTGTGACGCGCTTCTCCGTCATGATGGGGCTTTCCTTATTTATGACCTTCATCGAATACTATTTTGCGAATGTAGCCCACGCGACGAATTTCGTGCAGGCAACGGCGGGTGTGGCAATACTTGCGCTGGTGGGAGCGCTTTGCAGCGCCCTGGCACTGGGCATTTATTCTGATCGAGTGAAACGAGCGCCTGTGGTTTGTGCCGCTACCGTATGTATGGCGCTGGCCTCATTTTCTTTTGTGATTTCGCCCGGCAGCTTCCCTCTCTGGACGTTGGGTCTGCTCTTTGGTGTTGGCTACGGCGCCTATAGCAGCGTCGACTGGGCTTTAGCGATTGACGCTATGCCTTCGCTGCAATCCATTGGGAAAGATTTAGCGTTGTGGGGCGCGTCCGATAATTTGCCATCGATCCTTGCTCCTCTTTTAGGAGGCATCATTATCGCCCAGGTGAGCATCTTTGCGGCAACTGCCCTGGGTTATCGCGCTATCTTCGCGGTGGCAACGCTCTTTCTCCTTTTTGGCGCGGCCCTGGTGCTGAAAATGCGCATGTAGGGGAAATGCGCGATACTGGCATGAAGTGAGAGTAGCTGCTCACTTGCTTTCCTCATCATCTGAACCATTTCTCCTACAAGCTGCTTCTTACTTGCCTTTTCCGTGTTTGCAAGCTACACCCTATTTTCTCAGTTGCTTATTTCGTAACCTGGGTATCAGTCTCTTGATCAAAAGCGGTACCCATCTGCGTAAATAGGTCAGCTTCCGTGGATCCACATCCTTTTCGCCATACCGTTCTAACAAGTACGCCTGCGTCAACTCCTCTAGAATCATCGCATCATCAGGTGACTTGCCTGCATATGTTTGTCTCGTCGGTTCTAGAGCGGCCAAAAGGCGATATTGATACTCGAGTGGCGTTTCGTTAGCGCGTCGTCTGCCTGCATCTTCACCTCGCCAGGCCATTGCTTGCAGAAATTCACGATAGCGGGCGCGCGCCGATGCGGCGTTGAGCGGTTCGCGTGCTTTTCTGACTTCCTTTGGCGGGCGGCGTCTCGCGCTAGCTGGTATGCTTTTTTGTATCTCATTCTCATCAATGCGACCTCGCAAGATGTGCAGTATCATCCACACCACAGCTACCAGCACAACCAGCGTCAACAAGGCAATGCCTATGATCGCCAGTAATCGCAATGCCTCATCAACAAGAGGAGAAACGGGTGGCGCATGCTTTTCTGGTTGCGCATCTATCCCCGGCGTCGGAGTGAGTTTGAGTTTGAGAGGGCGGGGCGGGGGTCCCGGCTGCGCAAAAAGGAAACCTAGCAGCCAGAAATACCACGCACGCACTATCGTGAGCAATGGCGCAAACAACGCTTCAAGCGGTCCAAATGCTGCCACACTCAGGATCATCGTGAAAGCCGCGATTGCCGCCAGGAAAAACAGCGTCAACAGCCCCGTTCTCGCGAACTGTGTACGCAACCCTCTGCTCGCGTTCGGGCTGCTATACTTCGTATTCAAATAACTCACCGAAAGTGCCGCGAAACCGCTCAGACCAAACACCGGCAGAACCATTCCGAGCGCATCAAATAGCGGTGTATGAGAAAACGCGGGATAGACTACTACTAACAGCAGCAGGGCCAGGAGCGTTCCAAATCCGATCTGAAAAATAACCAGCAGCGACTCTTCCTGCCCACCTTTTTCAACACGCACCTTCCCACGCCACCAGAAGCTGAGGCTCAGAATACCTGTAGCAATGAGCTGTGGAATACCTGCCGCAAACGGGGGATGCAGGCCCACTACCAGGAGATAGATCACTGGTAACGCAGGAACATAGACCAGCTGAGCGCGCTCTTCCCCTAGCCGTGGCTGGATCCCTCGTTTTACCACGAACGCCCACCAGTAGGTACTCCACCAGATGAGTATCACGCCACCCTCGAGTAGAAGTGGTGGTTCGCTCTTGCCTGTAAAAAGCAGCGCCCCGATCACAAATCCCAGCACCCCGAACTGCGCTTCCATCACTCCCACCACCATCGGAACAGCCATGGTGTCCAGCCAGTTGAAACGGGCAGGCCTCCGTTCAGTCAGGCGCTCGCCTTTCGTTAGCAATGGCGTGAATAAGCGCATGCCATCTCTCACTTCCTCCCACAGCATATATGGGGAAATCAACCGCCTCAGCAAGGGTCAGCATATCCTGGTCACCTACCAGTACACATTGGACAACACTCCCTTTTGAACGCACTTCCTGAAGCCGTTCGATGGTGACCGGAGACAAGGTCTGTACCGCACTTACGAGTATGACGGATGTTCCTCTGGTGAATATCTCGTCTTGCCTCTCCAACACCTCTTCCATCGGCACGTTCAGGTAAGGCACGAGCCGCGCAAAGGTGGTCAACAACCGCTCGTATTGTCCTGCGTCACGATCAAAAGGCACATATATCCCTTCAGGAACAAGATCAGCCGCCATACCTGGTTCTCCCCAGTGCTGCTTCGCTTGCCCGACAGTCTGGCCGCTCAACTCCCGCCCGGTCAGCGCGGCACAATTTGTCAGCAGGCCTACCATATAGCCTTCATCGAGCGAGTAGATCGCAACCGAGGCAGCCACTGCTATCGCAAACTCCTGCATCTCCCAGCTCAAAGCGACCAGTGTTTTCTCCGGCGTTCCCATCTCCAATATGACAAGCACCCGGCGTTGATAACTGTACTCGTACACTTTACTACGTAACTCGCCAGCGCGGGCGCTGGTCTTCCAATGAATGCGGCGCGGATCGTCATCCAGTTGATACTCACGCACGCCTACTACATAGAGCGGATCCTCGAACAGTCCATGTGTCGTATGTGCTTCTCCCATCAGATGCAGCCCTGGCAGTCCCAGGTCTTCCAGGGAAGCCAGAGGCGGGTAGACCAGCAGCGTGTCATACAGCGGCAACGTGATCCGTCGTTTCATCCAGCCAAACGGATCACTGATTTCTAAGGTAAACGGCCCCACCATGTAGAAGCCACGCCCAAAGCAACGCAGATGATAGCGACGAGTCGTTCGCTCAAATCCCCACAGGCTTCCAACATAATCTATGGCCCCCAGCGTCTCGCGTTGCGCCTCTTGCAGAGAGAAAAACGGCAGCGGGGGTCGTAACGGCACCTGACAGGCCAGCCCGATCAGGGGCAGTCGTTTCTGGTTCTCAATCGTCACCGTGAGTGCCACATCTTCCCCAAAAAAGAGGCGTTGCGGGTGGACCTGTTGGCGCGCTTCAAGCGAGCGCAATGCATAGCGATACCACCAGGCAGGCACACAAGCGATAACCAGCGCGAACAGCGCGGCCAGGAACAACAGCGGTTGTTCAATTACCAGGCTCATGATAGAGAGGACGCAGCCAGGCACATACCAGAGTCGGTGCAGGCGCAACGGTTTCGTATCGAGCGGGTCAAGAACATCATCGGTCTGCACGTATCCCTCTTCCTACTTTCTGGCCGGTGGTGGCGCGATTTCTTCTATAGGTACAGGGATAGCCTCGATAATTTCTGCTAGAATTTCTTGTTGTCGTTTTCCCCGCAGCCGAGTGCGTGTGGTAGTGAGTAATCGGTGCGGAAGTAAGCTGGGAGCCAGCCGCTTCACATCATCCGGCAGCACATACGCCCGCCCCTGCATGGCCGCAAATGCCTGGCTTGTCCGGTAGAGCGCCATGGTGCCACGCGGGCTAATGCCCAGTGCTACCGCCGGATGCTCCCGCGTTGTCCGCACAATAGCAAGCAGATAGCGTTCAACCTGCGCCTGCCAATGAACTTGCCGGATCACGCGTTGCAGTTCTATCACCTGCTCCGCTGTTACGACCGGTTGCAAGCTCTCCAGCGGGTCTTCCTGTTTAAAGCGGTGCAGGATGGCCTGTTCCTCATCTTCGGTAGGATAGCCAAGCCGGGTACAAAGCAAAAAACGGTCCAGTTGCGCTTCAGGAAGCGGAAACGTTCCTTCCAATTCGATTGGGTTCTGGGTCGCCAGGACCAGAAACGGCTTTGCCAGCGGCATTGTTTCCCCATCCACCGTTACTTGCCGTTCCGCCATCGCTTCAAGCAAGGCCGCCTGCGTGCGCGGTGTAGCCCTATTAATCTCATCCACTAATAAAATATGCGTAAAAATCGGACCTGGACGAAAGATAAAGGCTTGCTTGCGCTGATCAAAATAACTGATGCCGGTAATGTCCGTCGGTAACAAATCCGGCGTTCCCTGAATACGATGGAACGAGGCCCCCAATGAATGTGCTAGCGCCTTCGCTAGCATCGTCTTGCCCATCCCCGGCATATCTTCAATCAACACATGTCCATCGCTCAACAAGGCTGCGATCACCAGGTCAATCACCTCGCGCTTGCCAATCAACACTCGCTCAATATTCTCTCGCATCGCCTTCGCCGCCTGTTGCACTTGCCCCACCTGGGCGGCAAATGCCTCGTCAGCTAGCATAGGCCTTGCCTCTTCCACGTGTCAGCATAGACTCCTCCTCTGTCATAGAGAAGCGCCGTTTAAAATTCCTGAATCGTAAAGCTCCTCTAACACATTTTGTTATGTACGCTTCTCCTTTACCTCGCCTCCAATACCCGACAACTTCCTAACTACTATTCCTCCTACTTGGTCAAAAGAGATGGGACCCCACAAGACAGAATCTACACTTTCTGCTTGGTTATCCCCTTGAACAAAAAGATGTCCTGGAGGAATATGCCACATGCGCTGGTTTCCAATATGGTGTTGAGCATGCAGCGATAGTGTAACATGTTCTGAAAGATCAGAAGGAAAGGTAATTATATCACCAGGGACTCCGGTAATACGCTTAATGTATGGTGGGAGTCCCTTGAATCGCTGACTTTCTTGCTGTAAGATAATGATTTGACCTCGTCGTAAAAATCTGGCCGGCCAAAAACGCCAGATGAGTACACGATCACGCTCGCAAAGAGTGGGAAGCATACTCCGGCCTTGTATTGTAATCACTACAAAAGCAACACGTATTATCCCAATAATAACACATATCAAGAGTAAGAGGAATATGTCGCATATGAATAAAAACGTCATCACGAGCTTTTCTCTTCTTCATCAATTCGGCAAGCATTCGCGATCCTACGGAAACATTAGAGCATAAAGCTAGGAGCTATGAGCGATGGCCCTCCACACCTAAGCGCACGTCAGGTGTGGAGGACAGGCTTCATAAGTCCATTTAGATGCAAAAACCGCGCTCCCACATTAACTAGTCGCAATAACCTCCCCCGCAACAACTGGTGTACTGGGTACAATTGAATGCCCCTGACTCACACTGGTTAAAACCTGCTGCATAATAGTTTACAGTGACTGGGCAGCCAAGTGCCTTATAACAAGCTGAGTCATAATGCCACTCGCAATGACTCTCGCAGTATGTTCCACTGCAAGCGACGGCGATAGATTGTGGAGCAATCACAACCACAATACGGTCGATAAAGGTACTGAGCGGATTGATCTTCGATATGAGGCGATCAACCATCGAAACAAGAGTGTTCGCGAATGATTTCATAAGAAATCTCCTTTGTTGAGGTTTAGTTACTTTGTTCGGTTAGCGAACACACCAATCAAAGCTACAAAAACTGCCTGAAGAATTGTTTCACAAGAAGCTTCTCAAATCACCTCCCTTCGTCCGTTTCATGAGACATTAAACTGTACTTTGTTCTACCTGCCTTTCCCAAGCTTCTGCAAGCCCCTTCCATTTTCCCCATTTCAAGTTCGGCGACCCAGTAGACTGCACTTTGCCTTCTGTATCAATCAAACAATAGGCTGGAGTACCTGACACTAGATAATCCTTCGTAAAGGGATTACTATCGTGAGGTGCTATCAGAATCGGCAAGGTGATGTTGAATTCGTCAACAAAACGGCGTGTTCGTTCACTGTCAGCCGTACTCACTAGCACAAGATCAACGTTCGCTCGTGCCGCCTTCGGACCGAGGTATTCGTAACTCGGCAGGGCTTCACGGCATGGCCCGCATGCCGGTTCAATAAATATAAAAGCTATATTTCTTCCTGTAAATGATTCTAAAGTCACCGTTTCGCCACGGAGGGTTTCAGCAGAAAAATGGGGTGCTGGCTGTCCTTCCTTGAGACTGTTTCTCGGCTGATACATAGAATTTATTCTTCGCACAAGCGCAAGGGTTAAGATCAGATTCACTAACACAAGCACCCAAAGTAATATTGAACTTAGCAGAAGAAGTTGTTGCATGTTTCATCCCTTGTTTCTGGACACCTGTATTCAGCGGAACTACCCCTGCTGAAAAAGCTGTACAATTTCGTCAAGATGAAGCCAGAGAAACCAAAATACCGCTGCTCCAAGTCCAATCACTCCCCATTCAGCCGGACTAAGGTATGCCTGGCTAGTATTCGGTTCGGCAAGAATAATGCATCCAGCACAGGCGCATACGATAAAACCTACATTCCTCCACCCTTCAATAGCGGACACCATTTTTTTCGTCGAACCAAAACAATTGCAGGATGTTCTAATATGTCGTCGCAAGACCGAAATAAGGGCGGTACAGAATATGCTCAAAAGCAAAATACTTAGGTAAAAACCAGGTTTCAGAAATGGCCCTCCTACGGTAACGAGCAGAGCAACAACACATTCTCCAACTAAGAAAAGCAAAGCCACTGCGCGCGTAATAGATCGAGGCAAGATGTCAAACTGAATGATTGTTTGCTCAAATGCGGCCATATTCATCATCTTTTTTACCGATGAAAAGCCAAAGACAAGTGCTATGACGATACGGCAGAACGACAAAACAAAGAGCAGAATCATCAATGAAGTATTTCTCCTCTTTATAATGAGCTAAATTGCCATTGGCCGAACAAAAAGTTTGAGAGGTATCTATCAGGAACGAACTACAGGGTGCATAATACAAGCATCTTGATAAAGCATACCTGATATTTCTTTATTTATCAAGTGCAATAAGTATGAAGGGTGTGTTTCATTTTTTTGCACCAACCAGGGGCGAGCTCGTCGAGGGAGAAGAAGGACGCCTCAAAAACGGTTTGCGCCAGGAATAGCCAGGGCTCACCCGACGAACAGTCGGCTGGGCCGCAGCCTCAACTGCTGGGGAAGAGGCAGCGGCCACAGGTGGTCGACCGAGTCGCTCCAGCCGGACTTGCCAGTACATCAGGCTCCACAAGACAGAGGCGAGTCGCTGTTGGCTCTTGGCCTCTCGCCGTTGGCTCCGTTGGCTGCGCAGCTTCGCCTGAACTTGCTTCCACGTTTGGCTCCAGCGTCGATTACAGACCGCATTGCGCAGCACGAGCATGGGATTGACGTTCTGCTCCTGCCACCGCATGCCTGCTCCTTTTAAGCGGGCTTCCACCACCAGCTTGTTGGCGCTCTCGACGCTGCCGGAGCCAATGGGCCACCCGGCGGCCTGATAGCTGGGGTCTTGCATCTGCCCCTCGCGCTTCTCTAAATAGGCCAGATGGCTCTGGATGGTGGCACTGGGAAAGTGAGCGGCCACCCCCCTGAGATGGCGCAGCACGCGAGAGGGTCCCTCATGCTTGAGCCGATGCAACGCCCCTTGCAGCCACCACTGGGGCAAGTGGCCTCCCTGCGCTCTCACCTCCTGCCCGATTTCGTTGAGGTATTCACTGGCA includes these proteins:
- a CDS encoding glycine/sarcosine/betaine reductase selenoprotein B family protein produces the protein MAMSKRCIPYTPRSRELNQTSFALVTTAGVHLKDQEPFNVDGDNSWRVIPGDVRSEQLMVTHDHYDHHDADEDINVVFPIDRLRELAEEGIIAGVSDKHLGFMGYTQNFRDLYERAAPEMAKVILRSKADGVVLTAGCPLCHRVSAIIQREIEMVGIPTVLITVAPEQSQQAGPPRSIAPYHFKLGNSLGGPHQNNLQRKVLLDALRRWEAREEPGHPWEITYPDYDSSDWQPIRQQESN
- a CDS encoding peroxiredoxin, which produces MSTATHAETNTLKVGDVAPDFTLKTNNREDWRLSDFRGKKNVVLAFVPFAFSKVCSAQLPSYEAELDRFKDFDAEVVSISMDSTHALNAWAKSMNTSFPLLSDFYPQGKVVDLYGLRNPAGMSNRAVLVIDKEGIIRFIEVQDSPGNMPDNENLFEALRKL
- a CDS encoding DUF4129 domain-containing protein, with the translated sequence MRLFTPLLTKGERLTERRPARFNWLDTMAVPMVVGVMEAQFGVLGFVIGALLFTGKSEPPLLLEGGVILIWWSTYWWAFVVKRGIQPRLGEERAQLVYVPALPVIYLLVVGLHPPFAAGIPQLIATGILSLSFWWRGKVRVEKGGQEESLLVIFQIGFGTLLALLLLVVVYPAFSHTPLFDALGMVLPVFGLSGFAALSVSYLNTKYSSPNASRGLRTQFARTGLLTLFFLAAIAAFTMILSVAAFGPLEALFAPLLTIVRAWYFWLLGFLFAQPGPPPRPLKLKLTPTPGIDAQPEKHAPPVSPLVDEALRLLAIIGIALLTLVVLVAVVWMILHILRGRIDENEIQKSIPASARRRPPKEVRKAREPLNAASARARYREFLQAMAWRGEDAGRRRANETPLEYQYRLLAALEPTRQTYAGKSPDDAMILEELTQAYLLERYGEKDVDPRKLTYLRRWVPLLIKRLIPRLRNKQLRK
- a CDS encoding DUF58 domain-containing protein, with product MQTDDVLDPLDTKPLRLHRLWYVPGCVLSIMSLVIEQPLLFLAALFALVIACVPAWWYRYALRSLEARQQVHPQRLFFGEDVALTVTIENQKRLPLIGLACQVPLRPPLPFFSLQEAQRETLGAIDYVGSLWGFERTTRRYHLRCFGRGFYMVGPFTLEISDPFGWMKRRITLPLYDTLLVYPPLASLEDLGLPGLHLMGEAHTTHGLFEDPLYVVGVREYQLDDDPRRIHWKTSARAGELRSKVYEYSYQRRVLVILEMGTPEKTLVALSWEMQEFAIAVAASVAIYSLDEGYMVGLLTNCAALTGRELSGQTVGQAKQHWGEPGMAADLVPEGIYVPFDRDAGQYERLLTTFARLVPYLNVPMEEVLERQDEIFTRGTSVILVSAVQTLSPVTIERLQEVRSKGSVVQCVLVGDQDMLTLAEAVDFPIYAVGGSERWHALIHAIANERRAPD
- a CDS encoding MFS transporter; the protein is MDVSNAPRRLTVRQQLILSVFWFSLNAQSAALLPIVIPLQILLFVPRGEVGNAQQAVLLGWISAVGAVVSLVLPPVFGMLSDHTTSRYGRRRPYIVAGTALLLLSALLLALAGNVIIFVLALVINQIGSNAANAAYQALLPDRVPKEQRGEASGYVGLMTIIGNVGSLGVAAYLLGSVSLTSTSAGIIRQGAGLFYLLTGIALFVGLVITVIGVREKRYVLPPAEMTLGQEKALVRFRRWFAHNWIKPWRDYNFSLIFVTRFSVMMGLSLFMTFIEYYFANVAHATNFVQATAGVAILALVGALCSALALGIYSDRVKRAPVVCAATVCMALASFSFVISPGSFPLWTLGLLFGVGYGAYSSVDWALAIDAMPSLQSIGKDLALWGASDNLPSILAPLLGGIIIAQVSIFAATALGYRAIFAVATLFLLFGAALVLKMRM
- a CDS encoding TetR/AcrR family transcriptional regulator, with translation MDVQDRRVKRTQHLLAKALIDLTLEKGYDAVTIRDITDKADVGYATFFRHYHDKDALLQEVSEVVLAELKNLLPMGPGEDAVALGKTLFHYVQENNSIIRVLLSSRSSTPLMEHIIDIATDEVLNQNIPLEGSAVPSEVAAYHLVNSSIGLLQWWLEHDMPYPPERMGIIFHELVFQPTLSIAFSPNSLNPENV